The Quercus robur chromosome 3, dhQueRobu3.1, whole genome shotgun sequence DNA segment CCACAATAACTTCTAAATGTTTTGCTGTCGAACTGaaggccattgtccgagataAGCACACGAGGAACCCCAAACCgagtgacaatgtttttccaaatgaatCTTTTcgcatccacgtccctgatgttggctaggggttcagcttcaacccacttcGTAAAATAATCTATGCCAACTAGGAGATATTTCCTGTTTCCCACAGCTTTGGGGAATGGTCCTACAATGTCTAAGCCCCATTAAGCAAATGGCCACGGACTGGATAGCGGATTAAGAACTCCTCCTGGTTGGTGTATGCTCGGCGTAAACCGttggcattggtcgcacttcttGACGTATTCTTGAGCTTCTCTCTGCATATTTGGCGACCAATAACCTTGAGTGATAGCTCCATATGCTAGGGATTTGCCACCAGTATGGcttccgcagattccttcatgcaACTCTTCTAAGAGCGATTCAGTCATCTCAGGGTGAATACATAACAAATAGGGTCCTGAAAAAGAATGCTTATATAACCTCTGATTTTTGGATAACTAGAACCTTGAGACCTTCCTTCGTACTTTATCAGTCTCTGTCCTTTCTTCAGGTAGAGTATCATCCTTCAAGAATTGAATTATAGAGTCCATCCAACTCGGCCCTGCTctaatttgatgaatttgagCTGTCTCTCTTCTTGTCTCCATGGGTTTGTACAAGTCTTCAACAAGGATAACCCGAGGCAAATTCTGTGCCGAGGAGGTTCATGATTGTAAAAGTATTTTGGATGCAAGAAAAGTCATTTAagagatttgtttttttttttggggggggggggggggtggttaaGTAGTGGATACAAAACAATACTTCCAAAGGAATACCTTTAACTTACGAAATATATCCAAAGCCCAGATCCAATTTCCCTTTTAACTCTTCAAAGCAAGTGTTTCCCCCGCATGCACATTGTTGGAAGCTTAAAATATCAAAGAGTTCATCATGATTGTAAAAGTATTTTGGATGCAAGAAAAGTCATTTAAGAGATttgttttttggggggggtTGGTTTGTTAAGGTGACTACCTACATCCACAACctataaaaagttatatatttcAAAACATGTCATACCCAAAAAAGCATGGGTAACTGAACTGATGAATGAAGATAGAAAggattggttttttttgggggggggggggggggggggggtgggggggattGCTAGATGAGGCTAAGAAACAATTAAATGAATACCCTTGAGCACTCATGTACCTGAGGACAAACTGATTTGAACAGGTAATTCAACTGGCATGCGTATTGTCTATAGAGTGTTTACTGTGTGGTAAATGAAGGACAAATAAACATAAGCATAGGAGAGTGCTCTAACATGTCAAACGCCACAGAAAAGCCTTTtggaagaaactttggaagtaaAAAGTACTGAATAATGTTGAAAATTTTTCCAGGAGGGCAAGTAGAGGGAGGGATCCGTTCCATGCAGATGCAGATTTGGATAAAAAGGGTGGTAGAGGACATGCAGGTTGTGTAGGGGCAACAAAGAAACCATACTTCATGCTTTAAGTGAATGCACATATGCAGATAAGGTATGGAATCCTGTTCATCTCCAATGTGAAGAACATAGCTTTTTCCAACCACAACCAAGTTCTATGGCCTTGGTTTGGGACATTATGGATCAAGCACTAGAATCCAAATTGGAGCTGTTTCTGGTAATAGTGGAGAACATTTGAAATCAGAGGAATGCTATCATGgagacaaaagaaaagatcCCCAACTGATAGCAACTAGCAAGTATGGCTGTAGAGTAtaagcaaaattttttacaagaaaCAGACATCCAAAACACTATTAACAACGGAAAAGACATGAAGTGGGAGGCACTGAAATAGAAGAAATAGAAGCACTGGCAACGATCCAGACCATTCGAATGGCAGGAAACATGAGAATACAAAACCTCATACTGGAAGGAAACACGCTGACCATCATGcaagcattaaaatttaaaatcaaaggAAGCAAGTCCTTCCAAATTTGGATACCTAATAGATGAGGCAAGAGACACACTTGAGAGGTTCAGGCAGAGGAGTATAAAACATATTAACTGGAGTTGAAATATGGTAGCACATCTCTTAGACATACCCAGTAGATTTGATGAATGTAACATCTGGCTGAATGAAATTCTAGACTTCATTGCAAGAAATGTTTGTATGGATGACAATtacatcaataaaaaatatatagtttgttcttaaataaaataaaataaaaaaataataataataattcaagaTGTAATACAATGTGTGTGGTGAAATATTTAaggaataaaaattaatatgctACAGATCAAAATCAAGCATCTCTTATGAGGAGCTTGTTTTAGTGCACAAGCAACAGTAGAAAACCTTTACAAAGAACTAAAAAAGATGTAGTTCTGCATTATGCTCTCTTTGTAAGAAACATGTAGAGACAATCAAACATGAACCATTACCTTGCAGATGGGTGAAGCTGTCTGGTTTAGATATAATTTTGGATACTCTATGAATGCTACTGTGTGTTCAGCCATGTGTGGAACTCTGTTTCTACTGTTAAATTCAGAAAGTTCAAGCTTAAAGATTAAAATGGCCTTCAGACTCTAGCATTTCTAAAGAGCCAGGAGTGAAGTGAAGTGTAGAATAGAATATTTATCTGATCAGAAAAATTTACCATATCCGAGGCAGCAACAGGATATTGGTCAGCTTGAGTGGAAAAATAACAACCTCATAGATCTTGGCCTACATTCACAGGTCAGCCTACTCTACAAAGTTGGTTGCCACCAGCTCTTGGAACTCTAAAATACAATGCTGTGCTTTTTCAAAGGATGAAAAGCCCTTTGAAAAAGCAAGCTAGAAAAGGAGTAAGTAGTCAAAGACCACAGTAATTGTTATGGATGGGAAAGCTAAAACTGAGGCATTAGAATTTAGTAGTTAACTAGGCATGCTTGATGGCTAAAGGAAGCAACtactttttgttgaaactaaCTCTAAACAACTATTTGTTATGAATAGAAGCTATTTGGAGGGGAAATGGGGATTGAGCTCCATCATCAGAGATAATAAAATTGGCAGAGATTGAGACTCAAAATGCACATTGGCTCCTTGTTTGGGAAATTGAGCAGCAGATTGGGCCAAGGAAGCTGGAAAGAGAATTCCTAAACCTGGATGGGCATTATCACCTCTAAAGCTAGAATTTGTATAGAAGTCTGACTgttcttttgttatttattaaataCTTTTTGGCTTTCCTGATGTTTCCACCAAAAGAAAAGGTCATGATGGGGCATTAGAGAGTCAAACATTAGAAGTTGTGGATGTTCCAACACAAGGTATCAATGTTTAGCCTAAAACAGACATGAATTGAAGctgaaaagaaaattccaatgaTTTGACACAATTTGTGTTAccagaaacaaaaaagagaaagttaATCACATAACAAGGAAACAGAGTCAACCAAAATCCAGAAGCCCAACCAATTCTAGACTTCAAAACACTACACATCGAATAGTAGAAATTCAGCGAATTCAGCTGGAGAACCTTCCAATCCTTTTCTCTACAATTTTAGCTCAAGTTACTTGTAACTCAGCCAACCAGTGGAGCAAATATCACCAAATAATCAATTCAATTGCTACCAATTGACAATatgtttttattgataaaattgaAACCTGAATAGATAGTGGTAGATGCGCTGTTAAAGATGTGGACAGATATTGAGTTTTAGAATCGATAAGCTTTAAGAATAGGGAACAAGAAATTCTACCCAGGAGATATAATTATAATGTGTGTTatctttatttgattatttgtaACAATTGAGACCTTGAAGAACTTATCATTAGTTCAGGATGATAGGGATAAAATAAATGAGTACTTTTGACGAATGTGATTTACTTACTCAAATTAAATCCTACGAGACATCTTAAAAGCAGGAATGTACTTCTAGCCATGAGGATGTTTGTACAAGCACACTCTCATTCTCATATAGAAAGGGGCTAGGATAAATTTATACCTATTAAATTACAGAACCCTTGTTGACTTCTTCTTCCTTAACTTCTTCTTATTCTCTGCTCACCAAAGATATAAGAGGCTGATCTCACTCCTCAATTCTTGCATGCCATCAGTTCAATCTTAGAATACCCTGCATTCTAGGGATGCTAGGTAGccattacaaatttacaaccaAAGTCCTTCCACAgttatagtttataaaataataatggtTCAAAATCTTGCTTCAATTACTCAATAAAACTGACATACTTTCCAGACAGTCGGATTGCAGTTCTTCAAATGCTACTATGTTTACACATTCATAATTCATTTGGACAGAGAActagtaaaaacaaaatataccaTTTATAAATCACTCAAGTAACCCGAATTATAACATTTCCCCATATCATAAATACACATTGATATCACATAAACATAACACCACCAATAATTActtcaaaggaaaaagaaagagagctacAAAAACTATTACCTATTACTCATTTCTTTCCTTCCCCAGCTCTTTAACTATTGTAGCCAGTAACCAGACAAAAAGAGCACAAAGAAAAGCAACAAGCTTCCATATATAAGTATAGCCTTCTGCCCAGAAGTCAATGCATTCCCACCAAGCCCAAACTGTTGGTTCTGTGCAAACCCAGCAATCTCCACACTCTTACTCTCAAAGAAGCTCTTAGCTGCCCCACATGTTGGGCACCTCCAATCCTCAGGCAGCTTTTCAAATTGCAATCCTGGAGCTATGGGATATGAAGGGTCTCCCACAGCTTCATCAAACTTGTGCCCACAAGACCTGCACTCATAGATACCTGTGTTTAACACTGCAAACTTCTCTTCTAAGCGGCGCTTGTCAATATTTTCTTGAGGCTCTTCTAGAGGCTCTTGAGGAGGAGGTGTAGTGGTTTCTTGGCTTGAGGTGGGGGTGTCTTCTTTGGAGATGTCAATGGAGTGTGGCGTAGTCAGTTTGTATGGTTTGTGTAGAAGTGAGAGTTTGGGGAAGAGAGTTGGGGTGGTGGTGAAATGGGGTTTGAGTTTTGGAGCTGAGGTTTGGGGGAAAGAGGTTGAGAGGTGGAAAGAGAAGGTGGGTCTTGTTGTTGCACAAGCCATGATAAGTAATGTCTTTGTGTATGTGTTTacttatgtttgtgtttgtgtttgtgtggctcctgttcctctctctcttttgctggAAGTGTATGAGAGAGAGTAATGAATTACTGGGATtgtatgtattttttagttGCTTTTGTTAATCTGGGTGGAGGAGAATTGAAGGGGATCCATGGAAGAGCATATGCTCACTTGAAAGAGACGCAGTTGGATAAGGTAGGGAGGTGGTATAAGATTTGATTGCGAAGTAGATGTTTTGGTAATGGGCTGGCTTCGGCTGAGTCAAACTCGAGGAGTTGAACCTAATTAGCCAGTGCAATCAGCCCAAAAGAGGAAAAGCCCAAGAACCTCTTCATTTCTGgaaaaataatgtaattaaaatattataccatttttataatattgtgtttatttatttagaatctTTTTATTCAAATCCACGTGGCAGAATTCTTTCTTCagatagtatttttttttttcagatatattttctttataaaaaaaagggtaaatgaCCCTTTCTCCCTTTTATTTATGAGATAGTTTGCAATTCTCCATTTCTAGATAACTATTGAAAATGAGCCAATACCTCGTTAACTTGTAAAGCATagtaaataaatagataatggAATCTTTtgaggccaaaatggcccattagcattaatttttgaaatatttagcaacagagcactgtttcggaaataattagggaaatactaatttttctggtactcgaacTTGgggagctcgagtaccatgttttttttaatctaccatcgccccatattcaaggagccctatagtggcgtttttaagtcctatggtgacgttttcgggccctatagcggcgtttttaagcccccataccaggttcaaggggccctatagtgacgttttcgggccctatagcggcgttttcttgcaaaattttttttataagtcccataacaggttcaagggacCCTATAgaggcgtttttaagccctatagtgacgtttttgggccctatagcggcgttttcctgcaaaatttttttataagtcccataacaggttcaaggggccctatagtggcgtttttaagccctatagtgacgttttcgggccctatagcggcgttttttttttttgagaagatgtttgaccaatgaaaagatggtactcgagctcaccatgctcgagtaccagaaaaagtggtatttccctaattatttccgaaacagtgctctgttgctaaatatttcaaaaattaatgctaatgggccattttggccaatcttttgatatatttaaaagaaaattactaaaaCACCCTATTTTAGTTGCAAAATACTTTTCTAGGTGGTCcagaaaaattatttgtataGCTCGATCTTCTTAGCAAGTTGGATCTTCGGTTTGGtgtttggtaatttttttaccAACCCTCATAGTTGGCAAATATAGTTGTAATACccggaaaaaataaaaaaaataaaatgaggggtatttaagtaaatttgtttatgGGGTCAACTTTTTTAACTAATATTACTAAggggtttttagaaaataaggttgaaatcCTAGTTTATATAGTCTAATTTTATGTCAGCGTATACTGGCAGAGATATTTGAGAGAGGAGACTACTCAAAGGACTGAAGTAAAGAAGGATTTACTACACAATTGAGGTAAGAGTCTATAAATCTCTTTCTTGTCAAATCTAAGCTTTGCTAGGATTTAGAGTATATTTTATGTTGGTAGTTTTGGCTAGTAGCATAATTATCTAAAATTTCTATGGGTTTTATGACGTAAGTATAAACAGAGAAGAATTGGGTTTGGGCgataaaatcctttttttttggtggtactGCTTTCTTTGTAATATTGTTAATACTGGTGTTTTGTTGGGCATGGAGTTGCTTTGGGTGTATAATACTCTTTTgtgaatatttaattataagaaaCAGTGGACTATTGGTTAGACCACCATTAGTCCAATAGCCCATTAGACTTTAGAGTCTATGGAGATTAGAGACAAAGATGCCGTTTGGAGTGGGCGTCtgcattttcagtttttttttttcctgtgtgTGAATAGTAATATCACATGGGTTCTTTGTGCAGGAGACAAAAATCACTGTTCACGTACTGTTCATCACTGTTTACAGCACTGTTCAcgtactaaaaaatattaaaaatgggtttcacgatactattcactcatttaaaaattattttactacagtatttttagttttcagtttcagtaacaataagttcaatccaaacgaacccaaaaacttttttttttttttgttagagatTGTACTCAGCTTTACAGAGTATTCAATCTTTATGAATGCATTCAACTTTTTAGCCTAAATAATTGTGTGAGGTGAGTCCCATATTACACAATGCTTGGGATTTGGCgtgaaacaaattttaattggagttaATACAAATGATAGAATATGGAATATAGCCATAGAAAAACTGTAGGAGAATTACTAGTGAGAAATTAGTGGGTACTTTAGAAGTTTCTCGTCTGGTCAAGTAACTTGAGGTTATTcttattatttgattattggGTAAATGGTGCTTTAAATTGTTAGGTGATATTTAAGGATTTTAGAGACAGTGTTAGGGAGAAGTTCTTTGTGGTGAGCTAGttgaggtaagtaaccttatcctaattggctttattttgCGTATTTTAACTCCTGAAATTTGTTTACAgttattacaattttatttctattgtattactgatttcaagtaaagaattatcacaaatatatttaattactaaatatatgatgtattttatttaattgtttttagctatACTGATTCAAAGTAACAAATAAAGAATTTTCACAAATACATATGAGCATtgaatataagatttattttatttaattgatatttgttagctatattgatttaaagtaagaatatagaaatatcacaaatatatttgattattgaatatatgattatatatacgtatttgaataagatatatttttgttagaaactatgattttATACATATGATTATGGACAGTTTGACtatgaattgattttgatacccaaaccaatgggggttattcattggtactctgatacctaaaccaatgggggttattcattggtattggTATTTTGATACCCAAACTAATGAGGGCTATTCATTGGTATTTTGATACCTAAATTAAACCAAtgagggttattcattggtactctgatacctaACCAATGAGGGTTATTTATTAGTACTTTGATGCCCAGTCACGGGGATATAGCGTGAtcatagtcataagattgttaaaaatataaattacatttgaatatttaactattttgagtcattaaaactgtttatgtatttttggaacctattgtaagttataacTTTTGATATATGAAAAACTGACTActttctaaaccatctatgatacaattgtaagattaaagtatgtgatctatTTGCAAAGTATTAATTTAAGATTATGAAACTcctttaactatttttttggaaaacaattgcatattataacttttaaagattcatattacatcttattactTTACAGATTTATTGTGGGATAGAACTTATTCggattttggttacttattgagttgtcaactcacccccctcccccctccttTCTCTTTTCAGATTTTGATCAAGAAGAGTAGCATATGTTTGGGCTTCTGCTGGAATGTGCGCATGAGTGAAGTTTAAGAAATCAATGGaataagatttgaacttttatgttTAAGATTACTATTTGTGTAGTCCTTTTGATTTAAaggatttagtttatttttaatagatgtTGAAAGATTATTATTTGGAGATCTTTTGAGAATTGCTTTATTGaggatatttttaatttattgatgaaattttcttgaAGATAATTCTTTAATTGTTAAGAGGGCCTTACACACTTATAGGGTGTAAACTTAATAAGTGTGTGATTATTGTCACGTGCCTAGCTCTACTTGAGTTCGGGGCGTGACAATAGTGATTgtaggtttatttatttatttattttattattattattattatttttaatcacTTTAACTTTATTGTATTGGGAGGATTATCTGATTGAAAATGAGAAACAGAGTCATATGAAGAGATTGGAGGTTGGTAGTCTTTTGATGACCCCATAATGAGCAATtggaagaatatatatatgaatgggAAAGATGATTTTTATTACTAAACTGTTTAGTTAGATGGATAGTAGAAATTAATGTAGAATTTGCAGTTACGCTTACATATATTCTTGTCCGGTTATAAAGAGCAATCTCATCAAGTTATATATAACCCATAAAAATGCATAATAGATAaaactatttattaaaaatgcCCAAAAATTACCCACATCGcattttgcaaaaataattttttttttactagagcaaaaattacaaattacaaacaACCATGGTTACTTAGACCATTAGCATTAATGGCGGAAGGTAGGAATTCTTGTATGTGAAAGTGAATATAAGTAGAACTAAAGGCTTCAAGCCTTCAACTATCTTCAACGAGTTTAGAGTTGGGGCTGACAGATTTCGTTACTATTCGGCTACTCTAACCTCACCGTTCTATTTCTAGTATGAGAAACTCCACATATTAATTAGTTTGTGTGTTGattaattttgcattttcttgcttcttcttctctgagTGGCCTTCTTTTATTCGACCTCTCTCTTTCTAGCGAGATATGAAAGCTTCGAAAAATGGTTTGTTATCCttaattaatttgattatttttaacaattgaGACCTTCAAGAAATTGTAATCgctttgttcaattttttttttcattaattgcTATATATTGGGACTTTAATATTTGTTATTTAACcaataaaaatcaatttagaAAATTAAGTTAGTTCCTAAACATTGAGGTTAGTTAGTTACTTTTCTTAATTGTTTTAAGGACTAAGTTgattttagggttcaaattaGTTAGTTTTGAAAAGTCTTCATTAAACCTAGTTGGCAGCTCAAACCTCAGGCTA contains these protein-coding regions:
- the LOC126717315 gene encoding uncharacterized protein LOC126717315, whose protein sequence is MACATTRPTFSFHLSTSFPQTSAPKLKPHFTTTPTLFPKLSLLHKPYKLTTPHSIDISKEDTPTSSQETTTPPPQEPLEEPQENIDKRRLEEKFAVLNTGIYECRSCGHKFDEAVGDPSYPIAPGLQFEKLPEDWRCPTCGAAKSFFESKSVEIAGFAQNQQFGLGGNALTSGQKAILIYGSLLLFFVLFLSGYWLQ